The Altererythrobacter sp. ZODW24 genome window below encodes:
- a CDS encoding DUF1476 domain-containing protein, translated as MTDFSDRQKGEEAKYARDEETEFRVAARRNKLLGHWAAEKMNLTEEETDAYAKAVVQADFEEAGDEDVIRKLLGDLTAAGVDVDEAGIRTALEEQSVEARRQLMGGV; from the coding sequence ATGACCGACTTCAGTGACCGCCAAAAGGGCGAAGAAGCAAAGTACGCCCGCGATGAAGAAACCGAATTCCGCGTTGCCGCGCGCCGCAACAAGCTGCTCGGCCATTGGGCTGCAGAAAAAATGAACCTGACTGAAGAAGAAACCGACGCCTATGCGAAAGCTGTGGTGCAGGCCGACTTCGAAGAAGCAGGCGATGAAGACGTTATCCGCAAGCTGCTGGGTGACCTCACCGCAGCAGGCGTCGACGTTGACGAAGCCGGTATCCGAACCGCGCTGGAAGAACAAAGCGTCGAAGCGCGCCGCCAACTGATGGGCGGAGTATAG
- a CDS encoding BolA family transcriptional regulator — translation MPMSAAEIEGMIVAALPGAVVEMTDLAGDNDHWAARVTAPAFAGKSRVQQHKMVYEALDGKMGGVLHALQLTTTIPTSAE, via the coding sequence GTGCCGATGTCCGCTGCGGAAATCGAAGGTATGATCGTAGCTGCCCTGCCCGGTGCGGTGGTTGAAATGACCGATCTGGCCGGTGATAATGATCACTGGGCAGCCCGCGTTACCGCGCCTGCATTCGCCGGGAAGAGCCGCGTGCAGCAGCATAAAATGGTCTATGAGGCGCTGGACGGGAAGATGGGCGGCGTGCTTCACGCCTTGCAACTTACAACCACAATACCCACTTCCGCTGAGTAA
- the leuD gene encoding 3-isopropylmalate dehydratase small subunit has protein sequence MDKLVEAHGRAIPLGRKNVDTDLIISAEWLKTITREGLGEGAFEALRADPDNVFDRAEFKDAPILIAGDNFGCGSSREHAAWALLDMGIRAVIAPSFSDIFSGNAFKNGILTVVLPQDQVDRLLEVAATDPISIDLESQTVTTQFQDRFTFEVDPFRKSCLMQGLDEVGLTLAREEAIGKHESRQSAQMPWLAKGNTNFHGETA, from the coding sequence ATGGACAAATTGGTCGAGGCGCACGGACGCGCGATCCCGCTCGGGCGCAAGAATGTTGACACCGATCTGATTATCTCAGCCGAATGGCTCAAGACAATCACTCGCGAAGGCCTAGGCGAAGGGGCGTTCGAAGCACTGCGCGCAGATCCGGATAATGTCTTTGACCGCGCAGAATTCAAAGATGCACCGATCCTGATCGCAGGCGATAATTTCGGCTGCGGGTCGAGCCGAGAGCATGCCGCATGGGCCCTACTCGATATGGGCATACGTGCGGTGATCGCTCCGTCCTTCTCGGACATATTTTCAGGCAACGCCTTCAAGAACGGTATTCTGACCGTGGTTCTGCCACAGGATCAGGTCGACCGCTTGCTGGAAGTCGCCGCGACTGACCCGATCTCCATCGATCTGGAGAGCCAGACAGTGACCACACAGTTTCAAGATCGCTTCACATTTGAAGTGGATCCATTCCGCAAAAGCTGCCTGATGCAGGGCCTCGACGAGGTCGGCCTGACGCTCGCCCGCGAAGAGGCCATCGGAAAACACGAAAGCCGCCAATCGGCGCAAATGCCCTGGCTCGCCAAGGGCAACACCAATTTCCACGGAGAGACTGCATGA
- a CDS encoding zinc ribbon domain-containing protein translates to MMKGVRVPERAYSIVLWVVSVVFAGFIIGFGNLVIGDLPQVEQTVTPEQYADSPRLTEIRTELRDLSTQRGTIEDKLEIERLQLEQAQSESRTASETFEAWLRTRTATSDPGQDPEVISRTQQLEQLKGNERAVQLRIDALNSELVPLDQRQSALYQQVSQLEADTYPAYERAQFWQDLRIFLLRLAICLPMLLIAAWMVVKKRKGDYWPLSRGFVLAAVFVFFVELVPYLPSYGGYVRYGVGIILTFTAGHFLIKNMRKYLEQRREVEAQAEQERRKLVSHDEAFKKMSAKVCPGCDRPIAAMEGTQSNFCVHCGMTLFDNCTSCDTRKMAFFRFCMACGTSAEDQEQQPPPDTAPSPG, encoded by the coding sequence GGTTTCATTATCGGTTTCGGCAATCTGGTGATCGGTGATCTGCCGCAGGTCGAGCAGACGGTTACTCCGGAACAATATGCCGACAGCCCTCGGCTTACCGAGATACGCACAGAACTGCGCGATCTATCCACCCAGCGCGGCACAATCGAAGACAAGTTGGAGATTGAGCGCCTGCAGTTGGAACAGGCGCAATCCGAATCCCGCACCGCTAGCGAGACGTTTGAGGCTTGGCTCAGAACGCGTACAGCAACCTCCGATCCCGGACAGGATCCTGAAGTCATTTCCCGTACCCAGCAGCTCGAACAGCTGAAGGGCAACGAACGCGCGGTTCAGTTGCGGATCGATGCGCTGAACAGTGAACTGGTGCCGCTCGATCAGCGCCAAAGCGCCTTATACCAACAGGTCAGCCAGCTCGAAGCGGATACTTACCCGGCCTACGAACGCGCACAATTCTGGCAGGACCTGCGGATCTTCCTGCTGCGTCTCGCCATTTGCCTACCGATGCTGCTGATCGCGGCTTGGATGGTCGTGAAGAAGCGCAAGGGCGACTATTGGCCCCTCTCGCGCGGCTTTGTTCTCGCCGCAGTCTTCGTATTCTTCGTCGAACTGGTGCCTTATCTGCCCAGCTACGGCGGCTATGTCCGATACGGCGTCGGGATAATCCTGACCTTCACCGCCGGTCACTTCCTGATCAAAAATATGCGCAAGTATCTCGAACAACGCCGAGAAGTCGAAGCCCAAGCAGAACAGGAACGCCGCAAACTGGTTAGCCATGACGAGGCATTCAAGAAAATGTCCGCCAAGGTTTGCCCGGGCTGCGACCGCCCGATCGCCGCAATGGAAGGCACACAGTCCAACTTCTGCGTACATTGCGGCATGACTCTGTTTGATAATTGTACCAGCTGCGATACCCGCAAAATGGCATTCTTCCGCTTCTGCATGGCTTGCGGAACGTCTGCAGAGGATCAGGAGCAACAGCCTCCGCCTGACACTGCACCCTCTCCGGGTTAA
- a CDS encoding NADPH:quinone oxidoreductase family protein, translated as MKALRSHEIGGPETLTLDEVDAPTPGKGEVLVAVKACAINFPDTIIIRDMYQMKPPRPFSPGGEISGVIETVGEGVTGWNVGDKVMAGIGAGGLCEKVIVNAAGMFAVPEGVSFETASSILMTYGTNIHGLKDRGHIKEGDTLLILGAAGGIGLAAIELGKAYGARVVAAVSSEEKAEAARKVGADEVVIYPRAPFDKDTSKALAEQFKEACGPLGANLIYDVVGGDYSEPALRSIAWEGRFLVVGFPAGIAKMPLNLTLLKSCDIAGVFWGAFAAREPQRNAANIAELFELLKAGKINPMISETFPLERGAEAITKLANREAIGKLVVTMDS; from the coding sequence ATGAAAGCCCTCAGAAGCCACGAAATAGGCGGTCCCGAAACACTGACGCTGGACGAGGTCGATGCCCCGACACCGGGCAAAGGCGAAGTGCTGGTCGCGGTGAAAGCCTGCGCAATCAATTTCCCCGACACGATCATCATTCGTGACATGTACCAAATGAAGCCGCCCCGCCCGTTTTCACCCGGCGGTGAAATTTCCGGCGTGATCGAGACGGTTGGCGAAGGCGTGACGGGTTGGAACGTCGGCGACAAGGTTATGGCCGGCATCGGCGCAGGCGGTCTGTGCGAGAAGGTCATCGTCAACGCTGCCGGCATGTTCGCTGTGCCTGAAGGCGTATCTTTCGAAACTGCGTCAAGCATCCTGATGACTTACGGCACCAACATCCACGGGCTGAAAGATCGCGGCCATATCAAGGAAGGCGACACGCTGCTTATCCTTGGCGCGGCTGGCGGGATCGGTCTTGCAGCGATTGAGCTTGGCAAAGCCTATGGCGCGCGCGTTGTCGCCGCCGTCTCCAGCGAGGAAAAAGCTGAAGCTGCTCGCAAAGTCGGCGCTGACGAAGTCGTGATCTATCCGCGTGCGCCGTTCGATAAGGACACTTCCAAGGCTCTTGCTGAGCAGTTCAAAGAAGCGTGCGGGCCGCTCGGGGCGAACCTTATCTATGATGTAGTTGGCGGCGATTATTCCGAACCAGCACTGCGCTCGATCGCATGGGAAGGCCGTTTTCTGGTGGTTGGTTTCCCAGCCGGCATCGCCAAAATGCCGCTCAACCTGACTTTGCTGAAAAGCTGCGACATCGCTGGCGTTTTCTGGGGCGCATTTGCCGCCCGCGAACCGCAGCGCAACGCAGCCAATATCGCGGAGCTGTTCGAACTGCTCAAAGCGGGCAAGATCAATCCGATGATTTCCGAGACATTCCCGCTGGAACGCGGTGCCGAAGCGATCACGAAGCTCGCAAATCGTGAAGCTATCGGCAAACTTGTGGTAACGATGGATTCGTAA
- a CDS encoding NUDIX domain-containing protein, with amino-acid sequence MEESTQTEQPKVIPAATVVIFRHAKDGGAPELLMVTRSRNMAFAAGMAVFPGGRVDPEDFELARELATELPEDEAAHRVAAIRETLEETGLAIGINGEVDAERAKQAREYLLETGALAPVLEKFGWQVAMDHVIPFARWYPKNEKLPRVFDTRFYLADLGTGAVDITVDQTENSRLFWASAAQALEMAEAGDIELIFPTRRNLERLAQFDDFAAAYDDCARYPADTIVPFMEVRDGKRWICIPDNLGYPVDGEPLDSAQRS; translated from the coding sequence ATGGAAGAAAGCACCCAAACAGAGCAGCCCAAAGTCATCCCAGCGGCGACAGTCGTTATCTTCCGCCACGCGAAGGACGGCGGCGCGCCGGAACTGCTGATGGTGACGCGGTCCCGCAATATGGCCTTCGCTGCGGGAATGGCTGTATTCCCAGGCGGGCGCGTCGATCCTGAGGATTTCGAACTCGCGCGGGAATTGGCGACCGAATTGCCAGAAGACGAAGCCGCGCACCGCGTCGCGGCAATCCGTGAAACACTGGAAGAAACCGGCCTCGCAATCGGCATAAACGGCGAAGTCGATGCCGAACGCGCAAAACAGGCCCGCGAATATCTTCTAGAAACAGGCGCCCTCGCCCCGGTCCTTGAGAAATTCGGTTGGCAAGTGGCGATGGACCACGTGATCCCCTTCGCTCGCTGGTATCCCAAGAACGAGAAGCTTCCTCGCGTGTTCGACACCCGCTTTTACCTTGCCGACCTCGGCACCGGAGCGGTTGATATTACCGTCGATCAGACTGAAAATTCGAGGCTGTTTTGGGCGAGTGCCGCGCAAGCTCTTGAAATGGCAGAGGCGGGTGACATCGAGCTCATCTTCCCGACACGGCGCAATCTCGAACGGCTCGCTCAGTTTGATGATTTTGCGGCCGCTTATGATGATTGCGCTCGCTATCCTGCGGATACGATTGTCCCGTTCATGGAGGTGCGCGACGGCAAACGCTGGATCTGCATCCCTGACAACTTAGGCTATCCTGTTGACGGAGAGCCGCTGGACAGTGCGCAGCGTAGCTAG
- a CDS encoding isopropylmalate isomerase, producing the protein MTKKTPTSMGGKAAIAGAIGSAAIAAAVLYANRRKDKKEAAKASPPPKQKPETD; encoded by the coding sequence ATGACGAAAAAAACCCCAACGAGCATGGGCGGCAAGGCCGCTATCGCTGGCGCAATCGGCTCTGCCGCAATCGCCGCAGCAGTTCTTTACGCCAATAGGCGCAAGGACAAGAAAGAGGCCGCCAAAGCCTCTCCCCCACCCAAGCAGAAGCCGGAAACAGATTGA
- the grxD gene encoding Grx4 family monothiol glutaredoxin, producing MSDIDTRISKIVGDADVVLFMKGTPLFPQCGFSNKATAILDHCGVAYDSVDVLQDQEVRQGIKSFSDWPTIPQLYVKGEFVGGSDIMMEMYEAGELQQLMDEKQVTKAE from the coding sequence ATGTCCGATATCGATACCCGTATTTCCAAGATTGTCGGCGATGCCGACGTGGTGCTTTTCATGAAGGGCACCCCGCTGTTCCCGCAGTGCGGATTTTCCAACAAGGCAACCGCGATCCTCGATCACTGCGGCGTCGCATATGACAGCGTCGATGTTCTGCAGGACCAAGAAGTCCGTCAGGGCATCAAGAGTTTTTCCGACTGGCCAACGATTCCCCAGCTCTATGTGAAGGGTGAATTTGTCGGCGGCAGCGACATCATGATGGAAATGTATGAAGCCGGTGAGCTTCAGCAGCTTATGGACGAAAAGCAGGTAACCAAAGCCGAATAG